The proteins below are encoded in one region of Methanobacterium aggregans:
- a CDS encoding glycosyltransferase family 2 protein translates to MKLITIIPAYNEALDIKNVSKEALKYSDVLVVDDGSYDETYRLAEESGAMVVKHPKNMGKGAAIKTGLKIGLEKGYDVFVVLDGDGQHDPFYIPALTAAIDGAGIVIGSRFIGGVPENMPLQRKVSNALTTHLIKYMTGYTLTDSQSGFRVISKDAAKLFLDISYDDYVYESEMIHRASKNDLVIREAPISCRYGHEKSYITWINVLHYISFILKLILRKIKNRVTL, encoded by the coding sequence ATGAAATTAATAACAATAATTCCTGCTTACAACGAGGCACTTGACATAAAAAATGTTTCAAAGGAGGCTTTGAAGTATTCGGATGTTCTGGTTGTGGATGATGGTTCATATGATGAGACCTATCGCCTTGCAGAGGAATCAGGTGCAATGGTTGTTAAACACCCAAAAAACATGGGTAAGGGTGCAGCCATAAAAACTGGACTTAAGATTGGCCTTGAAAAGGGCTACGATGTTTTTGTAGTTCTTGATGGGGACGGACAGCACGACCCATTCTACATACCAGCATTAACCGCAGCTATTGATGGGGCTGGAATTGTTATAGGTTCCAGATTCATTGGAGGTGTTCCTGAAAACATGCCACTTCAGAGGAAGGTTTCAAATGCCCTTACAACCCATCTTATAAAGTACATGACGGGTTACACCCTGACTGATAGTCAGAGTGGTTTCAGGGTAATATCAAAGGATGCTGCAAAACTTTTTCTGGACATAAGTTACGATGATTATGTTTACGAATCTGAGATGATACACAGGGCATCCAAGAATGATCTGGTGATAAGGGAAGCACCAATATCCTGCAGGTACGGCCATGAAAAATCTTACATCACCTGGATAAACGTTCTCCATTACATAAGCTTCATCTTAAAACTTATCTTAAGGAAAATAAAGAATAGGGTGACTCTTTGA